In Shumkonia mesophila, a single window of DNA contains:
- a CDS encoding IclR family transcriptional regulator, translating to MDKKPRSTGALSAGADTTTSAEPGERQESRDGNVRSILKAVSVLDCFSRIDRQLSVAEIAARIGIPRATAHRIVATLQEAGLLERERERDHYRLGLKLFEYGTIVLSNMDLHREANPFVEALTKVSGEAVHLCVFDGMQTTIIDRTEPERSQRHNTIVVLEASPAHCTSTGKVALAFQGEEVIRKVIAMGLRRYTANTITDPESLLNELDLIRRRGYAIDNEEKDVGIRCVGAPIRNLSGRVFAAMSVSGPARRITPARTEQLAPMVMHYAGAISAQLGYRQPGDADRSGRVFPIDLDTSSDGGQR from the coding sequence CGGCAGGAATCCCGGGACGGCAACGTGCGCTCGATCCTCAAAGCTGTGTCGGTCCTCGACTGCTTTAGCCGGATCGACCGTCAGCTCTCGGTCGCCGAAATTGCTGCGCGGATCGGCATTCCCCGGGCAACTGCGCATCGCATCGTCGCCACACTGCAAGAGGCCGGCCTGCTCGAACGCGAACGTGAGCGGGATCACTACCGTCTCGGACTGAAGCTGTTTGAGTACGGAACCATCGTGCTGTCGAACATGGACCTCCACCGCGAGGCGAATCCGTTTGTTGAGGCTTTGACCAAGGTCAGCGGTGAGGCGGTCCACCTGTGCGTGTTCGACGGTATGCAGACCACGATCATCGATCGTACCGAGCCTGAGCGAAGCCAGCGGCACAATACGATCGTTGTGCTCGAGGCCTCGCCTGCCCATTGTACGTCCACCGGCAAGGTCGCCCTCGCCTTCCAGGGCGAAGAGGTCATCCGGAAGGTGATCGCGATGGGGCTGCGCCGATATACCGCAAATACGATCACCGATCCCGAGTCGCTGCTGAACGAGCTCGATCTCATCCGCCGGCGCGGCTACGCCATCGACAACGAGGAGAAGGACGTGGGCATTCGGTGCGTCGGAGCGCCGATCCGGAACCTCTCAGGGCGCGTGTTTGCCGCCATGAGCGTGAGCGGTCCGGCCCGTCGGATCACCCCGGCCCGGACCGAGCAGCTGGCGCCCATGGTGATGCACTACGCCGGGGCGATTTCCGCGCAACTCGGTTATCGGCAACCCGGGGATGCGGACCGCAGCGGACGGGTTTTCCCAATCGACCTCGATACATCGTCGGATGGAGGGCAGCGCTGA